TCGGCAGGGTGGTGTTTTTCGCAAGTTGCCGCAGCAGCTCCAGCGAACCGCCGAAGTCTTTCGTTTCCGTGACCACCGACAAGGCCGGTGCGCCGGCCCGGGCCAGGAGCTGTGCCACCGCCAGTGGGTCTCTTCCGCGCAGCAGGTCGCCCTCTTTGGGGGAGATGCATTTGATATCGGGGATGACGGGAATAAAACCGGCCTCTTTTCTTGCGATCAGCGCATCTGAAAACCTGGTGTACATCGGTTTACCCCGCGAACGAATTGGAAAGCGCGCTTAGCTGGTGCAGTTTTTTCGCCGTTGCGCCGCTGTCGATCAATTGGCCGGCAAGGGCAAGGCCTTCGGCAAAGCTGGCTGCTTTGCCGCCGACAATCAGGGCGCCGGCCGCATTGAGAACGATAACGTTGCGTTTGGGGCCGGTGATTTCGCCCGAAAAGACACCGCGGATGGTCTGTGCGTTTTCCTCGGGTGTCCCTGTTTTAATCTCTTCCAAGGTGCAGCGTTCCAGGCCGAAGTCTTCGGGCTGAATGGTGTACGAGGTGATCGTACCATCTTTGAGTTCATTGATTCTTGTTGCACCGATGAGGGAAATTTCATCCAGACCGTCCTCACCGTGGACAAACATGGCCCTGGTGTAGCCCAGATCCCTGGCCACCTGAGCAACAGTATCCAGCAACTCCGGCTTGTAGACACCGAGGAGATGCCGGGTGGCAAAAGCGGGATTAATCAGGGGGCCGATGATCGTATAAAAAATCGTTTTGATGCCAAGGTCGGATTCAGCCGGGAGAACTTTGCCCATCACCGGATGGAATAACGGGGCATAGAGAAAGGCGATGCCGATCTCTTCGATCATTTTTTCGGCCTGGGCCGGAGAAAGATGGATATTGACGCCCAGGGCCTCAAGCACATCGGCGCTTCCGGATAGACTTGAGATGGAACGGCTGCCGTGCTTGGCCACGGGAATCCCTGCCGAGGCCGCGACGATGGCTGTTGCCGTGGAGATATTGAAGGTGCTCAGACCGCCGCCGGTCCCGCAGGTATCCATCAGTTCTTCCTGCAAGGCAGGTCGCAAGGGAACACAGTTTTCCCGCATCGCTTTGGCGAGATAGGTAATTTCCTTGAGAGAAGAACCTTTCATCAGCAGGGCGACCTGGAAACCGGCGATCTGCAAGTTACTGACTTCATCCTTGTTGATGGCGTTGATGAGTCCGAAGATTTCTTGTTCAGACAACTCCTGATTGGTCGTTGCCTTTTGCAGTACGTTTTTATACATGCCTATTTCCCTCTAGATTATTTTTGAAAGGGCAGAGTCAGGGGGCTTTCACGTTTTTAGATGATTTCTGAAGGGTCTTCAGGAATCTGTGCGCCGTGCCAGACGGCCACGACCCAGACCACATCGTCTTTGACCCGATAGAAAAACCGATAGGGCGTCACGATGATGTCACGGTAGTGAATGACCGGAAACTCAGGAAGGATTCGCCCGGTTTCGGGATAATCGCGGAGACGAGAGAGGATTTTTTCGGCTTTCTGCCGAAAAGAAATCGCCGCGAACGGGTTGTCGCGGCGGATATAGACCAATGCGTGGAGAAACTGATCGCGTGCCGCTGGGGTAAAGACGATTTTCATTGCTGTTCCGCCAGCAGCGCATCCGCGTCAGCCAGCACGGCTTCCAGGTTGAAGCCGACGCTGGCCTCGATGTCCCGCTCGCCACGAGCAAGCAATCGCAGGATTTCAAGCTCATGCTGGGTTTGTTCGTACTCTTTCATGCTGACCATCACGGCGGCGGCCCTTCCGCGCTGGGTGATAAACAGGGGTTCGCGGGAAGCGGATACGCGCTTGATGACGCCGCTGGCGTCCTGGCGAAGATCCGAGATGGGGATAATTTTCGGGACTCTTGGCATTGGTTGTACCTCCTGTTGTACTTTTGAAAGTAGCATCTGGAGGTGGCTGACGCAACGATCTTTTTTCGGGTGATGTCACGCCTTTGATTTGGAGGCAGGGGGCTTTCGCGTTCAGGTGCGATCCTTGGCCGCGCGGTAGACGGTCAGGCGGTCACGGCGGCCGACCGCCACCACAATCACCAGAACCTTGCGGTCGTCAACCTGGTAGACCAGCCGATAACCGGCATTTCTCAGTTTAATCTTGTAACAATCCGGCAAGTGGCGCAGACGGTCTGCTTCAACTCTGGGCTGGACAAGTCTTTCGACGAGTTTTTTCTTGAACTGATGACGAACCGACTCGTCGAGTTTGCGCCATTCCTTGAGCGCGGACACCTTGAATTCGAGTTCATAGGTCATCAAGGCCGACCTTCACCGTCGCTTCCTCGGCCCGTTCTTCCACCAGTTTCGCCAACTCGTACTCTTCGAGTTTTTCCATAACCGCCTCGAACGTCGCGGCCGGAACCAGATAGGCGCTCGGTTTGTTGTGATTCAAAATCGCCACGGGAGCGCCTTCGGCCTGAAGGATGACGCGACTGGGGTTTTTCTTGAGGTCGCTGATGCTGACGGATGCGGAGGCAAAAATTCGGTCCATAATAAGCCCTCGAAATAGGTTTAAATATGGCACCATAATAGCGTGTGAATCGCAGGGAACAAAAGATTTATTTTTCTCAAGGGAGAAAACAATTGATTTTTATGGAATGCCTTCAAGCAGTATTTCGAAGCAAGACGCGACCCCAGCGACTTTCCCAGACCCCGCGACCCCCCCGACCCACAGATTTAGCGGAAGAGGCAAAAAACAAACTACTTCTGCATTATTTTCTCTAATTTTGCCGCAAATGGTATTGCCATTGCAAGAGTTAAATAAAGAGATGTTTTTCTATTGTCTAGTGATAGCTCTATAATACTGTTTTCAATATTTAGAACGACATCGACAATCTTACTGATCGGAATTGTATAAACGCCAGCACCAACAATAGCAATTTTTTTATTGGTGAGGTACGCTGTCCCTTCTTTTTCTATGTCAAAACCTTTCTTTTTGTATTTTGTTCCACTTATGGTCTGTGTGCTAAGTGTCTTTTCTTTGAGTATTTTTGCATCTGAACGGTAGTAACAGATTTCGCCCTTTTGCAAAGGCAAGGGGGTCTCTATTGGGGATAATGCGGAATTCACATCTTCTCTGATGCTAGACATAACCGAAATGACTTGCATCTCGCTTTCAATAGTTTCTCTTGGAATATTCAACTTTTTTGCAACGCTCTTAATGCTGGCTTCCTCCTCGACGTCTAACTCCCCGTCTTCTAGGTAGGTATCAAAAAGATTTGAAAATACGTGAAGTTTTGCATTTAAAAATTCGTCATTAGATATTTCAAGTTTCATTTTGGCAGTTTCAAGCTCTTTTTCAGCGATCACCTCATTACAAAACGATGCTATATAGGCGCGAATAGCTTTATTGCTGTAATGTTTTTTAAAATTGGATGAAGCATTTGATAAAGACTCTGGGATATAGGTAGATGGCGGCTTTTTCCCCTCTTCAACTATTTTAAACAACTTTTCTAGAAACTGTTTAGTTAATTCAGCATGTTGCTTGACATCCTTGTTGTAAAGAATGAAATATGCTGATGTTCCTAGAAAAACGATTGTTACTATGATTGAAAAAATCGGCGGATTTTTTGGACTAAAATTGAGCAAACTAATCAGAAGAAAAATTATTCCGATTACAAGTGTTGCTTTAAAGGATTTAGGTTCTGGAAGGGCGGGAGGTTGCTTGATATGCAGCGTTGATTTTTTAATTGGGGATTCGTAAGTTAAACCCGTATCTAGAAATTCATCGAACAGTTCACCCGTTCCCCTTGGTGCCTGAACAGAAGTTGATGAAATTCTATTTCCAGATCTCGCACTGCTGCCACCGATTGTCTCTCTAAAGTACAAACCTCCGCGGCCACCAGCAACATAGGCACCTCTGGGACCTACCCCAACTCTAGCGCCCTTTACTCCAGCCGAGACTCCGATTCCACTTTTTGACAGGTTGAATCTTATAGGACCAGCTCTAAAGCTTTTTCTTATGAAAAACCCCATTTCTTCCTCCTTTATGCAAAATATCCATGGGAATAAAGTTCACGGACGTATCATTTGTTAAGATCTATCAATATCTAGACGGATCCGAATAAAATTCCGATTCCCAGAGCTCTCGACACAAAAAGCCGCCATTTCGGCATGAAATCCGAAATCGGCGGCTTTTATTGAATCAATCGGAGATTTTCACGTTCCCTCCACGACCAACCAAAACAGAACCATCACACATTAAAGACGTTTTTTATAGCCCCTTCCTTAGGTCTTGTCAATTCTCTCCCTTGCTTTTCCTCTTCACCGGTGGTTTTTTCCCAATCGGTTTTGCCCTGACCGCTTTTTCGACCTTCTTCCCCGGTCTTTTCTTGAACGGTTTTTCTTTGCCCGACTCGGGCCTTCCCCCGTCGAGGCTGAGTTGCAGGCGCTGGCCGCAGACCCAGACGTCCTTGAGCAGGCGGATGGTTTCCTTGGGCAGATCGGCGGGGAGGTCGACCAGGCTGAAGGCGTCGTGGAGTTTGATCTGCCCGATGTGGGTGCTGCTCAGTTGCGCCTCGTTGCTGATGGCGCCGACGATGTGACGCGGCTCGACGCCGTGGATGCGGCCGACCTCGATGCGGTAACGGCGGCTATCACCAGTCTTTTCGCGGACGCGGGGACGGTCTACGAACTCGGGCGCCGCCTCGATCTTCTCTTCGGCGCCGCCCTCCATTTGCAAGGGTTTGTCCTTCTGTACCAGATAAGCCAGAGTCGCGGCGATGCGGCGCAGGCCGACATCGTATTCATCCTGATAGTTGTCGATCAACTCCTCAAAAAATTCCAGATCCTGCGACTCCATCGTCTCGGCGATCATCTCCCTGAAGAGGCCGATGCGCCGGTCGGTGATATCCTTGCGGCTCGGCAGGGTCATGGGCGTAATCGGCTGGCGGGTCGCCTGTTCGATGGCGTTGAGCATGCGCCGTTCGCGGGGGGCGACGAAAAGGATTGCCTTCCCTTCCCTTCCCGCCCGCCCGGTGCGGCCGATACGATGAATGTAGGCCTCGGTGTCGTAGGGAATGTCGTAATTGACCACGTGGCTGATGCGCTTGACGTCGAGGCCGCGGGCCGCCACATCGGTGGCGACGACGATGTCGAGGCTGCCGTTTTTCAGACGCTCGACAGTCTTCTCGCGCATCGCCTGGGTCATGTCGCCGTTGAGGGGCGCGCAGGAAAAGCCCCGCCCTTCGAGTTTTTCCGCAAGCTCGACGGTGGCGATTTTGGTGCGGACGAAGATGATCATGCCGTCGATATCTTCCGCTTCGAGAATCCGGGTCAGGGCGTCCAACTTGTGCAGCCCCTTCACCTGCCAGAAACGCTGGCTGATGGTCTCGACCGTCGAGGTCTTGTTCTTGATGCGGATTTCCACGGGATTTTTGAGATGGCGGCGGGCCACCTGCAAGACCTCGCTCGGCATGGTCGCGGAAAAGAGCGCGGTCTGCCGCGTGGGCGGCGCATGTTCGAGAATCTGCTCGACCTCTTCGATAAAGCCCATCTTGAGCATCTCGTCCGCTTCGTCCACCACCACCGCCAGCAGGCGATCGAGCTTGAGCGTCCCCCGGCGCAGATGGTCCTGAATCCGCCCCGGCGTCCCCACTACCGCCTGCACGCCCCGGTGCAACTGACGCAACTGCTGGCTCATGTTCTGCCCGCCGTAGACCGGCAGCACCTGAAAATCCGGTAAATGCCGGGCGTAGGTCTGCATCGCCTCGGCGACCTGCAAGGCCAGCTCGCGGGTCGGGGTCAGCACCAGAATCTGCGGATACTTCAGCGCCGGATCGATACGGCTCAAGAGCGGCAGGGAAAAGGCGGCGGTCTTGCCGGTGCCGGTCTGCGCCTGACCGAGCAGATCGCGCCCTTCGAGGAGTGGCGGGATGCTCTGGGCCTGGATCGGCGAGGGGGTTTCGTAACCAACTTCGTCGATGACCCGGAAAACGGCCGGGGCCAGGGCGAGCTCGGCAAAACTGACGATGGCTTCTTCGCTCATGGGAATCCTTTGCGGAGGGAGTGGAACAATGGAAAATTGCCCCATCATAATCGTTCAAGAAGAAAAACAAAAGGCGCCGTGACGGGAAAAGTCAGGACGCCTTGAGAAATCTGAAAAAAGCTGTTCGCGACAATACGGCGATGAAGCGGCGACCGAGTTGATTGGACGCTTACAGGCAAGTAATACAGAGATGAAGGGGATAAACAGGATCTGGTTTTATCCCTTTCATCCCCTTCATCCCTGTAAAAAATGCTTTTTCAAGACAATTCACATCCGCTCCAGCGTTTCAATGCCGAGGAGCGCCAGGCCTTGTTGAATCGTCCGGGCGGTGAGGCGGGCGAGTTTCAGGCGGCTGGCGCGGATGGCGGCGTCCTCGCAGTTGAGGACCGGACAGCTCTGGTAGAAACTGGAGAAAATCCCGGACAGGTCGTAGAGATAGGCGCAGAGCAGATGCGGCCAGCCGCGTTCGGCGACGCGCTGGACTACTTCACTGAACTGGGCGAGCTTGCCGGCGAGTTCCTTCTCCACTTCCTCTTCCAGGCGGATGCTCCCCTGCAAAGCCTCGGCGTCGATCTCCCCCCGGCGGAATATGCTCGCCACACGGGTGTAGGCGTAGAGCAGATAGGGGGCGGTGTTTCCCTCAAAGCTGAGCATCTGGTCGAAGCTGAAAACATAATCGCTGGTGCGGTGTTTGGAGAGATCGGCGTACTTGACCGAGGCGATGCCGACCACCCGGCCGATGTGGCGCAACTCCTCCTCGCTCATCTCGGTATTCTTGGCCTTGACCAGCTCATAGGCGCGAGCCTCGGCCTCGTCGAGCAGATCGGCGAGCTTGGCGACGCCGCCGGAGCGGGTCTTGAAAGGCTTGCCGTCCTCGCCCATGACCGTGCCGAAGGCCATGTGTTCGAGTTGGGTGTCGGGACCGGCGAAGCCGGCCTGGCGGGCGACGGCGAAGAGCTGCTGGAAATGGAGGGACTGGCGGTGATCGACGAAGTAGAGCAGCCGGTCGGCCTTGAGGACGCTCAGGCGGTAGCGGATGGCCGCCAGGTCGGTAGTGGCGTAGAGATAACCGCCATCCTTCTTCTGCACGATCATCGGCAGGGGCTCGTCATCTTTCCCCTTGAACTCGTCGAGAAAGACGCAGCGGGCGCCCTGATCCTCGGTGAGCAACCCGGCGGCCGTCAGATCCTCGACCACCTGGGCCAGGTCGTCGTTGTAGGCGCTCTCGCCGCGCACATCGGCGCGGGTCAGGGCGACGTTGAGGCGGTCGTAAATCTGCTGGCAATGAGAGAGGGAGATGTCGAGGAATTCCCGCCAGAGGCGATTGCAGTGGGCGTCGC
This genomic stretch from Desulfuromonas acetexigens harbors:
- a CDS encoding type II toxin-antitoxin system RelE family toxin codes for the protein MTYELEFKVSALKEWRKLDESVRHQFKKKLVERLVQPRVEADRLRHLPDCYKIKLRNAGYRLVYQVDDRKVLVIVVAVGRRDRLTVYRAAKDRT
- a CDS encoding type II toxin-antitoxin system Phd/YefM family antitoxin yields the protein MDRIFASASVSISDLKKNPSRVILQAEGAPVAILNHNKPSAYLVPAATFEAVMEKLEEYELAKLVEERAEEATVKVGLDDL
- the argS gene encoding arginine--tRNA ligase; this translates as MKEQIQLLLEEALTALKGKGLLPTDLEPAIQIDRTKDKAHGDLATNLAMIGAKAAKKNPRQLAAEIIEHLPPSKLVRQVEIAGPGFINFYLNPDWLAEQLENALADPRLAIPLAAPPQTVVVDYSSPNLAKEMHVGHLRSTIIGDAVSRTLEFLGHKVIRHNHVGDWGTQFGMLLAHMEELQGEGSAIRMQLADLESFYREAKGRFDASPVFADRARQLVVELQSGDAHCNRLWREFLDISLSHCQQIYDRLNVALTRADVRGESAYNDDLAQVVEDLTAAGLLTEDQGARCVFLDEFKGKDDEPLPMIVQKKDGGYLYATTDLAAIRYRLSVLKADRLLYFVDHRQSLHFQQLFAVARQAGFAGPDTQLEHMAFGTVMGEDGKPFKTRSGGVAKLADLLDEAEARAYELVKAKNTEMSEEELRHIGRVVGIASVKYADLSKHRTSDYVFSFDQMLSFEGNTAPYLLYAYTRVASIFRRGEIDAEALQGSIRLEEEVEKELAGKLAQFSEVVQRVAERGWPHLLCAYLYDLSGIFSSFYQSCPVLNCEDAAIRASRLKLARLTARTIQQGLALLGIETLERM
- the trpD gene encoding anthranilate phosphoribosyltransferase, with amino-acid sequence MYKNVLQKATTNQELSEQEIFGLINAINKDEVSNLQIAGFQVALLMKGSSLKEITYLAKAMRENCVPLRPALQEELMDTCGTGGGLSTFNISTATAIVAASAGIPVAKHGSRSISSLSGSADVLEALGVNIHLSPAQAEKMIEEIGIAFLYAPLFHPVMGKVLPAESDLGIKTIFYTIIGPLINPAFATRHLLGVYKPELLDTVAQVARDLGYTRAMFVHGEDGLDEISLIGATRINELKDGTITSYTIQPEDFGLERCTLEEIKTGTPEENAQTIRGVFSGEITGPKRNVIVLNAAGALIVGGKAASFAEGLALAGQLIDSGATAKKLHQLSALSNSFAG
- a CDS encoding DUF4236 domain-containing protein; this translates as MGFFIRKSFRAGPIRFNLSKSGIGVSAGVKGARVGVGPRGAYVAGGRGGLYFRETIGGSSARSGNRISSTSVQAPRGTGELFDEFLDTGLTYESPIKKSTLHIKQPPALPEPKSFKATLVIGIIFLLISLLNFSPKNPPIFSIIVTIVFLGTSAYFILYNKDVKQHAELTKQFLEKLFKIVEEGKKPPSTYIPESLSNASSNFKKHYSNKAIRAYIASFCNEVIAEKELETAKMKLEISNDEFLNAKLHVFSNLFDTYLEDGELDVEEEASIKSVAKKLNIPRETIESEMQVISVMSSIREDVNSALSPIETPLPLQKGEICYYRSDAKILKEKTLSTQTISGTKYKKKGFDIEKEGTAYLTNKKIAIVGAGVYTIPISKIVDVVLNIENSIIELSLDNRKTSLYLTLAMAIPFAAKLEKIMQK
- a CDS encoding DEAD/DEAH box helicase; translated protein: MSEEAIVSFAELALAPAVFRVIDEVGYETPSPIQAQSIPPLLEGRDLLGQAQTGTGKTAAFSLPLLSRIDPALKYPQILVLTPTRELALQVAEAMQTYARHLPDFQVLPVYGGQNMSQQLRQLHRGVQAVVGTPGRIQDHLRRGTLKLDRLLAVVVDEADEMLKMGFIEEVEQILEHAPPTRQTALFSATMPSEVLQVARRHLKNPVEIRIKNKTSTVETISQRFWQVKGLHKLDALTRILEAEDIDGMIIFVRTKIATVELAEKLEGRGFSCAPLNGDMTQAMREKTVERLKNGSLDIVVATDVAARGLDVKRISHVVNYDIPYDTEAYIHRIGRTGRAGREGKAILFVAPRERRMLNAIEQATRQPITPMTLPSRKDITDRRIGLFREMIAETMESQDLEFFEELIDNYQDEYDVGLRRIAATLAYLVQKDKPLQMEGGAEEKIEAAPEFVDRPRVREKTGDSRRYRIEVGRIHGVEPRHIVGAISNEAQLSSTHIGQIKLHDAFSLVDLPADLPKETIRLLKDVWVCGQRLQLSLDGGRPESGKEKPFKKRPGKKVEKAVRAKPIGKKPPVKRKSKGEN
- a CDS encoding type II toxin-antitoxin system Phd/YefM family antitoxin, which codes for MPRVPKIIPISDLRQDASGVIKRVSASREPLFITQRGRAAAVMVSMKEYEQTQHELEILRLLARGERDIEASVGFNLEAVLADADALLAEQQ
- a CDS encoding type II toxin-antitoxin system RelE/ParE family toxin → MKIVFTPAARDQFLHALVYIRRDNPFAAISFRQKAEKILSRLRDYPETGRILPEFPVIHYRDIIVTPYRFFYRVKDDVVWVVAVWHGAQIPEDPSEII